One part of the Dysidea avara chromosome 10, odDysAvar1.4, whole genome shotgun sequence genome encodes these proteins:
- the LOC136269039 gene encoding ral GTPase-activating protein subunit beta-like, whose protein sequence is MLVHPWSMYQTLVIPLQQEQQKSRVQNSWRLQHVIESISHKTAVIVAWLERFENQLEFPVAELTASLHSPVNVSSGYFSTLTKKGSDFTLPVIFIHPLSSGLYRISTRITSYRHHYVGPLCDGMIVSQRILAPLVRQNYLNICSRHRMETEGYSPPHVLRKKLIEEIALNFAKPLDPSDFFTELCNS, encoded by the exons ATGTTGGTTCAT CCATGGTCCATGTACCAGACTCTGGTGATCCCTCTCCAGCAGGAGCAACAAAAGTCAAGGGTACAGAACAGTTGGAGACTCCAGCACGTCATAGAGTCTATTAGCCACAAGACTGCCGTGATTGTTGCATGGCTGGAGAGGTTTGAAAATCAACTGGAGTTCCCTGTAGCTGAACTAACTGCCTCACTTCATTCACCAGTAAATGTCTCATCTGGTTACTTCTCAACACTGACTAAAAAAGGATCAGACTTCACCCTACCTGTTATATTCATTCATCCATTGTCATCTGGACTGTATCGTATTAGTACCCGTATTACATCTTACAG ACACCATTATGTGGGTCCATTGTGTGATGGTATGATAGTCAGCCAGAGGATCCTTGCTCCACTAGTGAGACAAAATTATCTCAACATTTGTAGTCGACACAGAATGGAGACAGAAGG ATATTCACCTCCTCATGTTCTAAGGAAGAAGTTGATTGAAGAAATAGCATTGAATTTTGCAAAGCCTCTGGATCCTTCAGACTTCTTTACTGAACTGTGCAATAGTTAA